One genomic window of Caenorhabditis elegans chromosome I includes the following:
- the col-55 gene encoding Collagen triple helix repeat protein (Predicted) → MDTMTEFKFNEQQAWNSMVKPIDVFGRIKRRANTRQAQCNCESQSQGCPAGPPGPPGQPGAQGEQGHVEVSGQPGAPRPQGPAGGPGQPVQSGGSGASGAPGQPGQAGAQGTPGAPGNSGSPGGDAAHCPCPSRSVVVRKHRKVFRKRVDKVSA, encoded by the exons ATGGATACTATGACTGAGTtcaaa ttCAACGAACAACAGGCATGGAACTCAATGGTGAAACCAATCGATGTCTTTGGAAGAATTAAACGTAGAGCCAACACGCGTCAAGCACAATGTAACTGTGAATCCCAATCTCAAGGATGCccagctggaccaccaggaccaccaggtcAGCCTGGAGCACAAGGAGAGCAAGGACATGTTGAAGTTTCTGGACAACCAGGAGCACCAAGACCACAAGGACCAGCCGGAGGACCAGGACAACCAGTACAATCTGGTGGATCAGGAGCCtcaggagcaccaggacagCCAGGGCAAGCCGGTGCACAAGGAACTCCAGGAGCGCCAGGAAACTCTGGATCTCCAGGAGGAGATGCTGCTCATTGTCCATGCCCATCTCGTTCCGTTGTAGTTCGTAAACATCGCAAGGTCTTCCGCAAGCGTGTTGACAAGGTTTCAGCTTAG